One part of the Gemmatimonadota bacterium genome encodes these proteins:
- a CDS encoding pyrroloquinoline quinone-dependent dehydrogenase produces MAACPAASTRRSLILALLVPLGSNACSRAGGEALPPDVEWKAHAGDAGGRRWSDLHAIDTSNVDRLEVAWSVRAGDLPPEMFDRGSHGADGIRPDGEPAAASAGAGCSGCHGQDIRFETTPLMRRSTLYVSTPLNRVLALDPATGAERWAFDPHVDVDHGYSEDFISRGVSAWDDPAADASTPCGRRIFIATIEAELIALDADRGETCAAFGQDGRVDLSTDVALGGRAVDVGDYLVTSPPAVVGDVLVVGSAIGDNRRKDVESGIVRAYDVRSGSLLWSFDPIPRSPDAPGWSGWSEEAARTTGGANVWAPISADLERGLVFLPTGSAAPDFYGGERPGRNDFANSVVAVRATTGEVVWSFQVVHHDLWDYDVASQPIVLDVERGGRTLPAVLVGTKMGHLFLLDRETGAPLDPVEERAVPASDVPGERAWPTQPFPSLPALHETVLTPDSAFGLTDEERAFCSGWIARLRNDGIFTPPSLEGSLLWPGFGGGMNWDGAAWDPVRQTLIVPVKRLAMFVQLHRRNDFERGLRDRAPGLEYASQGGTPYGMTRMPLVAPSGLPCSPPPWSKLVAVDLSTGTLRWERPHGGVPERLLPQGVTASPEWGSLTFGGPLATGGGLTFIAGGMDDRIRAYATSTGALLWEAPLPAGGQAAPMTYRHNGRQYVVIAAGGRSGIGSPGDWIVAFALPE; encoded by the coding sequence ATGGCCGCCTGTCCCGCCGCATCCACGCGCCGTTCCTTGATCCTCGCTCTCCTTGTCCCCCTCGGGTCGAACGCCTGCAGTCGGGCGGGCGGCGAGGCCCTCCCGCCCGACGTCGAGTGGAAGGCGCACGCGGGGGATGCGGGGGGACGGCGCTGGTCCGACCTCCACGCCATCGACACGTCCAACGTCGACCGACTCGAGGTGGCGTGGAGCGTCCGCGCGGGGGATCTGCCGCCGGAGATGTTCGATCGCGGCTCCCACGGAGCCGACGGGATCCGTCCCGACGGAGAACCCGCCGCCGCGTCCGCTGGCGCCGGCTGCAGTGGCTGCCACGGTCAGGATATCCGGTTCGAGACGACTCCCCTGATGCGCCGGAGCACGCTCTACGTCTCCACTCCGCTCAATCGCGTCCTCGCACTCGATCCCGCAACCGGGGCCGAGCGCTGGGCCTTCGATCCCCATGTCGACGTCGATCACGGATATTCCGAGGACTTCATCTCGCGCGGCGTGTCCGCCTGGGACGATCCCGCCGCCGACGCCAGCACGCCGTGCGGGCGAAGGATCTTCATCGCGACGATCGAGGCGGAGCTCATCGCGCTCGATGCCGATCGCGGCGAGACCTGCGCCGCCTTCGGGCAGGACGGGCGCGTGGATCTCTCGACCGATGTTGCCCTCGGCGGCCGGGCCGTGGACGTTGGCGACTACCTCGTCACGTCCCCGCCGGCCGTGGTGGGCGACGTGCTCGTGGTCGGCTCCGCCATCGGCGACAACCGGCGCAAGGACGTGGAGTCCGGCATCGTGCGGGCCTACGACGTGCGCAGCGGCAGCCTGCTCTGGAGCTTCGATCCCATTCCCCGCTCTCCCGACGCGCCAGGCTGGTCGGGCTGGTCCGAGGAGGCCGCTCGCACGACCGGCGGCGCAAACGTATGGGCGCCCATCTCGGCGGACCTCGAGCGCGGGCTGGTCTTCCTCCCGACCGGCAGCGCCGCTCCCGACTTCTACGGGGGTGAGCGCCCGGGCCGCAATGACTTCGCCAACTCCGTGGTGGCCGTCCGTGCGACGACCGGCGAAGTGGTCTGGTCCTTCCAGGTCGTGCACCACGACCTGTGGGACTACGACGTGGCCTCCCAGCCGATCGTGCTGGACGTGGAGCGCGGCGGCCGGACACTGCCGGCCGTGCTCGTCGGCACCAAGATGGGCCACCTCTTCCTCCTGGACCGCGAGACCGGAGCGCCGCTCGACCCCGTCGAGGAACGCGCGGTGCCGGCCAGCGACGTGCCGGGGGAGCGCGCGTGGCCCACGCAGCCCTTTCCCTCGCTTCCGGCTCTGCACGAGACCGTCCTGACCCCGGACTCCGCGTTCGGCCTGACGGACGAGGAGCGGGCCTTCTGCAGCGGCTGGATCGCTCGCCTGCGGAACGACGGGATCTTCACCCCTCCCTCCCTGGAGGGCTCGCTGCTGTGGCCCGGCTTCGGCGGCGGGATGAACTGGGACGGCGCGGCGTGGGATCCGGTACGGCAGACGCTCATCGTGCCGGTGAAGCGACTGGCCATGTTCGTGCAACTCCATCGGCGGAACGATTTCGAGCGCGGCCTGCGCGACCGCGCGCCCGGGCTCGAATACGCGTCCCAGGGCGGAACCCCGTATGGCATGACGCGCATGCCCCTGGTGGCGCCGAGCGGTCTCCCCTGCTCTCCCCCGCCGTGGTCGAAGCTCGTGGCGGTGGATCTGTCCACCGGAACCCTCCGCTGGGAGCGGCCCCATGGCGGTGTGCCGGAGCGGCTGCTGCCGCAGGGTGTGACGGCTTCTCCAGAGTGGGGCTCACTGACCTTCGGAGGCCCGCTCGCTACCGGGGGTGGGCTGACCTTCATCGCCGGCGGCATGGACGACCGCATCCGTGCCTATGCCACGTCGACCGGTGCCCTCCTCTGGGAGGCGCCGCTGCCGGCGGGTGGGCAGGCCGCCCCCATGACGTATCGCCACAACGGACGGCAGTACGTGGTCATCGCCGCAGGAGGACGTTCCGGGATCGGATCCCCGGGCGACTGGATCGTCGCGTTTGCCCTGCCGGAGTGA
- a CDS encoding histidine kinase, producing MTSTPEPQRAEGTAPGPPGAGRTALVLLALFFLLESITRTAYFHFGARATGSGRPFLDTLISETTGSAGLIAMFVVVIVPLTRRWPLRRDGWAAALPRYAAGFLVYTVGKTCTMWALRALLFPLAGLGFYDYGALADRFVMEGANDVLGFALLVALVHAARAWEHERERRLHQARLEASLHAARLQALQGQLQPHFLFNTLNTISSVMYGDPARADRLLSRLSELLRFSLQAPEQSRITIEQELQVLERYLEIMRARFEDRLCVQVSLQPQARGAAIPPFLLQPLVENAIEHGGRDRPEGVRIDVRIDRVGSDLRIRVDDDGPGPEAGGGDAPGEGIGLHNTRERLRLLNGPEARLDLTVADGGGGRAEVRVPFVVEGQP from the coding sequence ATGACCTCCACGCCGGAGCCGCAGCGCGCCGAGGGCACCGCCCCGGGCCCCCCCGGGGCCGGGCGAACCGCGCTCGTCCTGTTGGCGCTCTTCTTCCTGCTCGAGTCCATCACCCGGACCGCGTACTTCCACTTCGGTGCGCGCGCCACCGGGTCCGGCCGACCCTTCCTCGACACGCTCATCTCCGAAACCACCGGCTCGGCGGGGCTGATCGCGATGTTCGTGGTCGTGATCGTGCCGCTCACCCGCCGCTGGCCCCTGCGCCGGGACGGCTGGGCGGCAGCGTTGCCCCGCTACGCCGCCGGCTTCCTAGTCTATACGGTCGGCAAGACCTGCACGATGTGGGCGCTGCGAGCGCTGCTGTTCCCGCTGGCGGGCCTGGGGTTCTACGACTACGGTGCGCTCGCGGACCGCTTCGTGATGGAGGGCGCGAACGATGTCCTGGGCTTTGCGCTCCTCGTGGCGCTCGTGCACGCCGCCCGGGCCTGGGAGCACGAGCGGGAGCGGCGTCTCCACCAGGCCCGCTTGGAGGCGAGCTTGCACGCGGCGCGCCTGCAGGCCCTGCAGGGTCAATTGCAGCCGCACTTCCTCTTCAACACCCTGAACACGATCTCGTCCGTGATGTACGGCGATCCGGCGCGCGCCGATCGGCTCCTCTCGCGCCTGTCGGAGCTTCTCCGCTTCTCGTTGCAGGCTCCGGAGCAGTCGCGGATCACGATCGAGCAGGAGCTGCAGGTCCTGGAGCGATACCTGGAGATCATGCGCGCCCGCTTCGAGGATCGGCTGTGCGTGCAGGTGTCGCTGCAACCGCAGGCCCGGGGAGCCGCCATCCCGCCCTTCCTCCTGCAGCCCCTCGTGGAGAACGCCATCGAGCACGGAGGACGCGACCGACCCGAGGGCGTGCGGATCGACGTCCGCATCGACCGGGTGGGCAGCGATCTGCGGATCCGGGTGGACGACGACGGACCGGGACCGGAGGCGGGGGGTGGTGACGCCCCTGGAGAGGGGATCGGTCTGCACAACACACGCGAACGACTGCGCCTGCTGAACGGACCGGAGGCGCGGTTGGACCTGACGGTCGCGGACGGAGGTGGCGGGCGCGCCGAGGTGCGGGTGCCGTTCGTGGTCGAGGGCCAGCCGTGA
- a CDS encoding LytTR family DNA-binding domain-containing protein, with the protein MTKPTALIVDDEPHARAKLRRLLEQDGRMDIAGEARDGLEAVAALETVRPHTVFLDVQMPGLDGFGVLDALDPTLTPHVVFVTAHDAHALRAFDVHAVDYLLKPVDPDRFVEAVDRALEAPRRGGLARSVRASLPPERQIVERFLVRVRGRMILVPVERVEYISAAGNYAELHVGKEVHLVRGTLQELEDRLPEMRFRRIHRSTIVNLDHVQELQPWSHGDLTVVLRSGTELRLSRRYRERLHGVFGP; encoded by the coding sequence GTGACGAAGCCGACCGCCCTGATCGTGGATGACGAGCCCCACGCGCGCGCGAAGTTGCGGCGACTCCTGGAGCAGGACGGACGCATGGACATCGCGGGCGAGGCGCGCGACGGCCTCGAAGCCGTGGCAGCCCTGGAGACGGTGCGGCCCCATACCGTGTTCCTGGACGTACAGATGCCCGGCCTGGACGGCTTCGGGGTCCTGGACGCGCTCGACCCGACCCTCACGCCCCATGTCGTCTTCGTCACGGCCCACGACGCGCACGCCCTGCGTGCGTTCGACGTCCACGCCGTGGACTACCTGCTCAAGCCGGTGGACCCGGATCGGTTCGTGGAGGCCGTGGACCGAGCGCTGGAGGCGCCGCGCCGGGGTGGTCTCGCGCGCTCCGTCCGTGCATCACTGCCCCCGGAGCGTCAGATCGTCGAACGGTTCCTGGTCCGCGTGCGCGGGCGTATGATCCTCGTTCCGGTGGAACGGGTGGAATACATCTCCGCGGCCGGCAACTATGCCGAGCTGCACGTGGGGAAGGAGGTACACCTGGTGCGGGGGACCCTGCAGGAGTTGGAGGACCGATTGCCCGAGATGCGCTTCCGGCGCATCCACCGCTCGACGATCGTGAACCTGGACCACGTGCAGGAGTTGCAGCCGTGGTCCCACGGGGACCTGACCGTCGTGTTGCGCTCGGGCACGGAGCTGCGCCTGAGCCGCCGCTACCGCGAGCGGCTGCACGGGGTGTTCGGACCATGA
- a CDS encoding prolyl-tRNA synthetase associated domain-containing protein translates to MSESALPATPADLLARLDALGIDHHTIEHPPVFTVDEAKRLRGRIPGAHVKNLFLRDKKGVMWLFTCLEDRDVDLLWLADQIGCKRFSFGSAERLLRTLGVEPGSVTPFGVINDRAREVGVALDRGLLDHDPLNFHPLVNDRTTAVSPSGLVRFLEAEGHPPRWIAFP, encoded by the coding sequence ATGAGCGAGAGCGCCCTCCCCGCCACCCCCGCCGACCTGCTCGCGCGCCTGGACGCGCTGGGCATCGACCATCATACCATCGAGCACCCACCCGTCTTCACGGTGGACGAAGCCAAGCGTCTGCGGGGGCGCATCCCGGGCGCGCACGTGAAGAACCTCTTCCTGCGCGACAAGAAGGGCGTGATGTGGCTCTTCACGTGTCTGGAGGACCGGGACGTCGATCTGCTCTGGCTGGCCGACCAGATCGGCTGCAAGCGGTTCTCCTTCGGGAGCGCCGAGCGGCTACTCCGCACGCTCGGCGTGGAGCCGGGGTCGGTCACGCCCTTCGGCGTGATCAACGACCGCGCACGCGAGGTGGGAGTGGCCCTGGACCGGGGTCTCCTGGACCATGACCCGCTCAACTTCCATCCCCTCGTCAACGACCGCACGACCGCCGTCTCGCCGTCCGGGCTGGTCCGTTTCCTCGAGGCTGAGGGGCATCCGCCGCGCTGGATCGCCTTTCCCTAG
- a CDS encoding PadR family transcriptional regulator, which produces MDGRVELVPGTLDMLVLKALSVEPLHGFGIARWIERITGDRLTVEEGALYPALHRLEKRGWLRSAWERSERGRRARVYQLTAEGRSELERLTARWEGSAWAVQRILDAEG; this is translated from the coding sequence ATGGACGGACGGGTCGAGCTGGTTCCCGGTACCCTGGACATGCTGGTCCTCAAGGCGCTCTCGGTGGAGCCGCTCCACGGGTTCGGGATCGCGCGCTGGATCGAGCGCATCACGGGCGATCGCCTCACCGTGGAGGAGGGAGCGCTGTATCCCGCACTCCATCGGCTGGAGAAGCGGGGTTGGCTGCGGTCCGCCTGGGAGCGCAGCGAGCGTGGCCGTCGCGCACGCGTCTACCAGCTGACGGCCGAAGGCCGCTCGGAGCTCGAACGACTGACCGCGCGCTGGGAGGGCTCGGCGTGGGCGGTGCAGCGGATCCTGGACGCGGAGGGGTGA
- a CDS encoding ADOP family duplicated permease: protein MGTDPEGRRIREEMEHHLDELRSALEREGLTPEEARREAERRFGDRDRVARQTLRAGGAGTSGAWRGLRSDLVQVGRGLVRAPAFAGGVLITIALTLGAAITVFGVVWDVLLRPLALRDPDALVVLAERMPADGIEGSPTSTGTYHDWRRELTRVQDLVAWEWGSWTHEDPERPEELIGVRIRGDAFAVLGIEAALGRVLAREDEVDGAPATALLLSHGYWTRRFGQDPGIVGRTVRVDGVDRTVVGVLPPRLELIGPDAEIFLPSGLVPEEATNRGGRTVTAVGRLAPGATVADAAREVAALTERIAETYPTSARGWSADAVPLGEFLVGSVRPRLLAASAAVALLVLVALVNLTTLFLVRASDRTRETAVRAALGASRPQLLRIPLLESLLLAGVGGAGGLLLARALSGWVVSTPGLALPRSTTAGLSPLTVLVAALLALGVGLLAGLWPALEGVHRALASLGRGTAGQRTTGRDVRSRHGLVVLQLGLTTVLLIGAGLFVRTVRAVGDVDLGFTPEQTVAARVSIDGERYSDRAAQRAYQDRLLERVRALPGVSAAGLTSALPMDPVAANFDLPTRTSEGTPWGEAAQVDFRMVSDGLDRALGLRVREGRFFAAEDRGGPLVAVVNRTLAEAFWPGESAVGQRIQNVWRQDAFAEVVGVVEDTRFYGPTESPRREMYVPLHQSGFSFLTVVARGEAGADALQAALEQAVVDVDPLLPPQSVFPVATLVSANTATERFYATLLSAFALLALILAAAGIYAVLAYGVRLRTRELGVRMALGASRGAVTAMVLRSGLVLGGIGALLGLLGALPATRLVGGMLYGVSPLDPATWVGVSALLLAVAGLACLSPALRAARLDPARVLQDE from the coding sequence ATGGGAACGGATCCAGAAGGGCGGCGCATCCGTGAGGAGATGGAGCACCACCTCGACGAGCTGCGCAGCGCGCTCGAGCGCGAGGGGCTGACCCCGGAGGAGGCGCGGCGGGAGGCGGAGCGGCGCTTCGGCGACCGCGACCGCGTGGCGCGCCAGACCCTGCGCGCGGGTGGAGCGGGGACGAGCGGCGCGTGGCGCGGCCTGCGCTCGGACCTGGTGCAGGTCGGTCGGGGGCTCGTCCGCGCGCCGGCGTTCGCCGGCGGGGTCCTGATCACCATCGCGCTCACGCTCGGCGCGGCCATCACCGTGTTCGGGGTGGTGTGGGACGTCCTGCTCCGTCCCCTCGCGCTACGGGACCCCGATGCCCTCGTGGTGCTGGCGGAGCGGATGCCCGCAGACGGGATCGAAGGCTCGCCCACGTCCACGGGCACCTATCACGATTGGCGGCGCGAGCTCACGCGCGTGCAGGATCTGGTCGCGTGGGAGTGGGGATCCTGGACGCACGAGGATCCGGAGCGTCCGGAGGAGCTGATCGGTGTGCGCATCCGCGGCGACGCGTTCGCCGTGCTGGGGATCGAGGCGGCCCTGGGGCGCGTGCTGGCCCGCGAGGACGAAGTCGACGGCGCGCCCGCGACGGCGCTCCTGCTCTCGCACGGCTACTGGACGCGGCGCTTCGGACAGGATCCCGGCATCGTGGGCCGCACGGTCCGGGTGGACGGTGTGGATCGCACGGTGGTGGGGGTGCTGCCGCCGCGTCTCGAGCTGATCGGCCCGGACGCGGAGATCTTCCTGCCCAGCGGCCTGGTTCCCGAGGAGGCCACCAATCGCGGCGGGCGCACCGTCACAGCGGTGGGGCGGCTCGCCCCCGGTGCGACCGTGGCCGATGCGGCACGCGAGGTGGCCGCGCTCACGGAGCGGATCGCCGAGACGTACCCGACCTCCGCGCGGGGCTGGAGCGCCGACGCCGTGCCACTCGGCGAGTTCCTGGTGGGTTCGGTGCGTCCTCGTCTGCTGGCCGCGAGCGCCGCCGTGGCCCTCCTGGTGTTGGTGGCGCTGGTGAATCTCACCACGCTCTTCCTGGTGCGCGCCTCCGACCGCACGCGCGAGACAGCCGTGCGCGCGGCGCTCGGCGCGTCACGCCCGCAGCTCCTGCGCATCCCCCTGCTGGAAAGCCTGTTGCTGGCGGGGGTGGGCGGCGCGGGAGGGCTGCTCCTGGCCCGGGCGCTCTCCGGGTGGGTGGTCTCCACGCCGGGGCTGGCCCTGCCTCGCAGCACGACGGCCGGGCTGTCGCCCCTCACCGTCCTGGTCGCGGCGCTCCTGGCGCTCGGCGTTGGGCTGCTCGCGGGTCTCTGGCCGGCGCTGGAGGGCGTCCATCGCGCTCTGGCCTCGCTGGGCCGGGGGACGGCCGGGCAGCGCACGACCGGTCGGGACGTCCGCTCGCGGCACGGCCTGGTGGTCCTGCAGCTCGGGCTGACCACCGTGCTGCTCATCGGGGCCGGTCTGTTCGTCCGCACGGTGCGGGCCGTCGGAGACGTGGACCTGGGCTTCACACCCGAGCAGACGGTCGCGGCCCGCGTCTCCATCGACGGGGAGCGCTACAGCGATCGGGCTGCCCAGCGCGCCTACCAGGACCGCCTGCTGGAGCGGGTGCGCGCCCTTCCCGGGGTGAGCGCCGCCGGGTTGACGTCCGCCCTGCCCATGGATCCGGTGGCGGCCAACTTCGACCTGCCGACCCGCACGTCCGAGGGCACGCCCTGGGGGGAGGCGGCCCAGGTGGACTTCCGCATGGTGAGCGACGGCCTGGACCGCGCCCTCGGGCTGCGCGTGCGCGAAGGCCGCTTCTTCGCCGCGGAGGACCGGGGCGGGCCGCTCGTGGCCGTGGTCAATCGGACGCTGGCCGAGGCCTTCTGGCCCGGAGAGTCGGCGGTGGGCCAGCGCATCCAGAACGTCTGGCGCCAGGACGCCTTCGCCGAGGTGGTGGGGGTGGTGGAGGATACGCGCTTCTACGGACCCACCGAATCGCCCCGGCGCGAGATGTACGTGCCGCTGCACCAGTCGGGCTTTTCGTTCCTCACGGTGGTCGCGCGGGGAGAGGCGGGCGCCGATGCGCTCCAGGCCGCGCTCGAGCAGGCGGTCGTCGACGTGGATCCGCTGCTCCCCCCACAGTCGGTGTTCCCGGTGGCGACGCTGGTCTCCGCGAACACCGCCACGGAGCGCTTCTACGCGACGCTGCTCTCCGCGTTCGCTCTGCTGGCGCTGATCCTGGCGGCGGCGGGCATCTATGCCGTCCTTGCCTACGGCGTGCGCCTGCGGACGCGCGAGCTGGGCGTGCGCATGGCGCTCGGCGCGAGCCGCGGCGCGGTCACGGCCATGGTGCTGCGGAGCGGCCTCGTGTTGGGCGGCATCGGTGCCCTGCTCGGCCTGCTGGGCGCGTTGCCCGCCACTCGCCTCGTCGGCGGGATGCTCTACGGCGTCTCGCCCCTGGACCCGGCGACCTGGGTCGGCGTGTCCGCCCTCCTGCTGGCGGTGGCGGGGCTGGCCTGCCTGAGTCCCGCGCTCCGGGCCGCGCGCCTCGACCCGGCCCGCGTCCTCCAGGACGAGTAG
- a CDS encoding SET domain-containing protein-lysine N-methyltransferase: MFLIPTVLRRSPIHGTGVFAAADVPAGTRVWEFTSGIDWEMTADQLEAFPEPFRGWLSDLVYQTDDGMYVLCGDAGRYMNHSFEPNCDDREDGTWANRDITAGEELTCDYRSFDLRSRLDGLEEWRAQRAS; the protein is encoded by the coding sequence ATGTTCCTGATTCCGACCGTTCTTCGTCGCAGCCCCATCCACGGCACCGGGGTCTTCGCCGCCGCCGACGTCCCTGCCGGAACGCGGGTGTGGGAGTTCACCTCCGGCATCGACTGGGAGATGACGGCCGACCAGCTCGAGGCGTTCCCCGAGCCCTTCCGCGGCTGGCTGTCCGACCTGGTCTACCAGACGGATGACGGCATGTACGTCCTGTGCGGCGACGCGGGACGCTACATGAACCACTCCTTCGAGCCGAACTGCGACGACCGCGAGGACGGCACCTGGGCCAACCGCGACATCACGGCGGGCGAGGAGCTGACCTGCGACTACCGCAGCTTCGACCTGCGCAGCCGGCTGGACGGCCTCGAGGAGTGGCGCGCGCAGCGAGCCAGCTAG
- a CDS encoding amidohydrolase family protein, with protein sequence MSRRGGRPTHPRGTRARRRHRGSALLLLAWVAACAPPEREQPADTMRTGPDADSTLTAIRAQRILDGRGGVLENRDIVIRDGVIVDITPPGQSAAGLVHNIGRLTVMPGLIDTHVHIGWHFDRSGRSQSAQVPETEAERGFYMAENAWTTLMGGVTTAQSLGAPEDLALRDALARGVIPGPRLLTSISPVTERTGGPDEIRAFVDSMAARGADVIKVFASASIRDGGAPTLSQEQLDAACGAATERGLRSVVHAHGPESAQRAARAGCTTVEHGALLDRASLEVMAEHGTFFDPNIDLVFRNYLENKERFLGIGNYTEEGFRQMEEALPRALAVFREGLTVPGLRMVFGTDAVAGAHGRNWEELAYRVHQGGQAPMDAIVSATSLAAESLGMSDRIGAIAPGMVADLIVTRGDPSEDIDALGRVEWVMIGGRMIRAER encoded by the coding sequence ATGAGCCGGCGCGGTGGACGGCCGACGCACCCCCGCGGGACGCGTGCGCGGAGACGCCACCGCGGGAGCGCGCTGCTCCTGCTGGCCTGGGTGGCGGCGTGCGCACCCCCCGAGCGCGAGCAGCCCGCCGATACCATGCGCACCGGTCCGGACGCGGACTCCACGCTGACAGCCATCCGGGCGCAGCGCATCCTGGACGGCCGCGGCGGCGTGCTGGAGAACCGCGACATCGTGATCCGCGACGGCGTGATCGTGGACATCACGCCGCCCGGGCAGAGCGCGGCCGGCCTGGTGCACAACATCGGCCGCCTGACGGTCATGCCCGGTCTCATCGACACGCACGTGCACATCGGGTGGCACTTCGACCGCAGTGGCCGCTCGCAGAGCGCCCAGGTCCCCGAGACCGAGGCGGAGCGCGGCTTCTACATGGCCGAGAACGCCTGGACCACCTTGATGGGCGGGGTGACCACCGCGCAGAGCCTCGGCGCGCCCGAGGACCTGGCGCTGCGCGACGCGCTCGCCCGGGGCGTCATCCCGGGTCCGCGCCTGCTCACCTCCATCAGCCCGGTCACCGAGCGCACCGGCGGACCCGACGAGATCCGCGCGTTCGTGGACTCGATGGCGGCGCGCGGCGCCGACGTGATCAAGGTGTTCGCGTCCGCCAGCATCCGCGACGGAGGCGCGCCCACGCTGTCACAGGAGCAGCTGGACGCCGCGTGCGGCGCCGCCACGGAACGGGGACTCCGCTCGGTGGTGCATGCCCACGGGCCCGAGAGCGCGCAGCGGGCGGCGCGCGCCGGTTGCACCACCGTGGAGCACGGCGCGCTGCTGGATCGCGCCTCGCTGGAGGTGATGGCCGAGCACGGCACCTTCTTCGACCCCAACATCGACCTGGTCTTCCGCAACTACCTGGAGAACAAGGAGCGCTTCCTCGGCATCGGCAACTACACCGAGGAGGGGTTCCGGCAGATGGAGGAGGCCCTGCCGCGCGCCCTGGCCGTCTTCCGCGAGGGGCTGACCGTGCCGGGGCTGCGGATGGTGTTCGGCACGGACGCGGTCGCGGGCGCGCACGGCCGCAACTGGGAGGAGCTGGCGTACCGCGTCCACCAGGGCGGGCAGGCACCCATGGACGCCATCGTATCCGCCACCTCGCTGGCGGCCGAGTCGCTCGGGATGTCCGACCGGATCGGGGCCATCGCCCCCGGGATGGTCGCCGACCTCATCGTCACGCGGGGCGATCCCAGCGAGGACATCGACGCGCTCGGCCGCGTGGAGTGGGTGATGATCGGCGGCCGGATGATCCGCGCGGAGCGGTAG
- a CDS encoding peptidase dimerization domain-containing protein, with protein sequence MSPRTVSLPALLLLVGASSVHAQTTPTEMQAAAGVLQRIDALQARLDPERRATRMVERDDRVRDALLEGVGTWWDEEMQALSDHIGRTPEVGWEEHAAVDTLVSVLRARGFQVEVGVADLETAFAATWTSPGGTAGPTLGLIGEYDALRDIDGAFHGDQHNAQTPVALAAAFALQDYMSERRVPGTLKVFGTPAEEVGPPAKTIMYEAGVFAGTDILVRSHSSTQTARARAGFGVCCLNINEVKYTFTGRPAHQLTSWNGRNALEAAVRFYSSVNGLRSTFRPEASIQGVIPEGGVAPNVVPARAVVDYYIRYPDEVYLAHITDMMDDAARGAALATGTEVSIDRYGEYRDGISVGSLEELYFAYARALGAPELVEERQRPAGYEETGYVTREIPGIGVSVFSSRGTYHTKEMEADAFTDVGHRGFRLDAQIMAAILYDFLSDADFRAVVAEEHGTLQGLLGEYHQRLREVYAPEIGSGGGSR encoded by the coding sequence ATGTCGCCTCGCACTGTGTCCCTCCCCGCGCTGCTGCTCCTGGTCGGAGCGTCCAGCGTCCACGCCCAGACCACGCCCACCGAGATGCAGGCCGCGGCGGGTGTGCTCCAACGCATCGATGCGCTGCAGGCGCGCCTGGACCCTGAGCGGCGCGCCACACGGATGGTGGAGCGCGACGATCGCGTACGCGACGCGCTGCTCGAAGGCGTCGGGACCTGGTGGGACGAGGAGATGCAGGCGCTGTCCGATCACATCGGCCGCACGCCGGAGGTCGGGTGGGAGGAGCACGCCGCGGTGGACACCCTGGTCTCCGTGTTGCGCGCACGCGGATTCCAGGTGGAGGTGGGCGTGGCGGACCTCGAGACCGCGTTCGCGGCGACGTGGACCTCCCCGGGTGGCACCGCCGGCCCCACGTTGGGGCTCATCGGCGAGTACGACGCCCTGCGCGACATCGACGGCGCCTTCCACGGCGACCAGCACAATGCGCAGACGCCCGTGGCACTGGCAGCGGCGTTCGCCCTCCAGGACTACATGTCCGAGCGCCGCGTCCCCGGCACCCTCAAGGTCTTCGGCACGCCGGCGGAGGAGGTGGGTCCTCCCGCGAAGACGATCATGTACGAGGCCGGCGTGTTCGCCGGGACCGATATCCTCGTGCGCAGCCACTCCTCCACGCAGACCGCACGGGCCCGGGCCGGCTTCGGCGTGTGCTGTCTCAACATCAACGAGGTGAAGTACACCTTCACGGGTCGGCCGGCGCACCAGCTCACGTCGTGGAACGGGCGCAACGCGCTCGAGGCCGCCGTGCGCTTCTACTCGTCCGTCAACGGCCTGCGCTCCACCTTCCGGCCCGAGGCGTCCATCCAGGGCGTGATCCCCGAGGGGGGTGTCGCTCCCAACGTGGTACCGGCCCGCGCCGTGGTGGACTACTACATCCGCTATCCGGACGAGGTCTACCTGGCGCACATCACGGACATGATGGACGACGCGGCTCGCGGTGCCGCGCTGGCAACGGGAACGGAAGTCAGCATCGACCGCTACGGCGAGTATCGGGATGGCATCAGCGTGGGATCCCTGGAAGAGCTGTATTTCGCCTACGCCCGCGCGCTCGGCGCCCCCGAGCTCGTCGAGGAGCGGCAGCGGCCGGCGGGGTACGAGGAGACCGGCTACGTCACGCGCGAGATCCCCGGCATCGGTGTGAGCGTGTTCAGCTCGCGCGGCACCTACCACACCAAGGAGATGGAAGCCGATGCCTTCACCGACGTCGGACACCGCGGCTTCCGGCTCGACGCCCAGATCATGGCGGCCATCCTCTACGACTTCCTGAGCGACGCCGACTTCCGGGCCGTGGTGGCGGAGGAGCATGGCACGCTGCAGGGCCTGCTCGGGGAATACCACCAGCGTCTGCGTGAGGTCTACGCACCGGAGATCGGCTCCGGTGGAGGAAGCCGATGA